One segment of Pyricularia oryzae 70-15 chromosome 3, whole genome shotgun sequence DNA contains the following:
- a CDS encoding ATP-dependent DNA helicase — protein MVPQRTPQQCCCLSNPDQPERGKPIHIARDFPIEALAFFRDFGDDDVIEIEPPAKRRKHDDEPPIELHQAELVISRKQQSCSAPEHSFTRLIDGDCIRLHESREPTTTALLLGRPPEDGSFSLSIDMPKGIPQDISALINFSDSLSRKRQAGRIRLKSELYFAAQSEQVTLRFRFTLLWQSITTSNALRSSRELVHAHEARRAILSAVLPGLPVETSEGSPQEFYKAAHSTKPEIFNMSIQGLKAVLYPFQRRAVRWLLGREGVRWEAGSAAWATVASYEAPRQVPPGFTELRDMHGNSFYASDLLDVATRDIDSIPYRVDAIKGGILSEEMGLGKTLEMIGLILLHSAPPGSVVGVGDNAQQPELRRTGATLIITPTTLRAQWVAELKRHAPSLSVMIYQGMKQSCVNRKKSIDAQSESAMLEKFMSHDVVIMTYHELRAEIHFASPPPDRSRRRERKYTRPLSPLVQCLWWRVCLDEAQEVDSGVSKAAILARTIPRVNAWAITGTPIKDDIMDLKGLLMFLHCEPFTHSSIWGELVRRKSDFHAIFNTLALRHSKQLVRDELDLPLQKRYVINIPFNAVEDQYYQRLFRRLVKNCDLNEQGEPMVDDWDPKDYTAVMRNCLDTLRKAALHPHVGAGNQVLPRNPLRTVMQVLDHMLLEAGSSLITKQRALLVNKITQGQLLENSPRKKEALEIWQQVLKETEPLVKNVRQELNEHQKYVEKERKERQKLEKLVKAKAAEKSDSDSDSHSDSSSSSAASSLSESSSPEAESLVVRLDKVRRKLKSLLDIQSEMQRKLRSLLEIEHKVVFFIGNAYFQIKSDEDMTEPDSEEFKQLAGLEDQYYSRAKKIRQEILQEANHKATRMMNRIEARAKKQDFAVIPELRCDLRPGVETMSIVDRVQVLCETLNDQANWLDEWRERLIGLVCKPLIDEEEEVTGDEYGDSTKVQEEIIVYVQVIRATIADRLAAVSGQQVSKLVIDETRVSLANAAKGKGPAPELLIELLASRDKIAPGPGSDSIRGFLGELRSLATSLRSQSSGRAQLELSIVEKLQKSLSDQSWDQTKALNALESEIDRFTTIMNARVDYYRQLQAISDDVSPFDVILDKDGERDEAAMTHAMHVLKNEEERLAQIVEKVGTEHRYLINLKNAGDKEESRICPICQTEITNGVMTMCGHQFDKDCLLEWLKRAPNCPTCKRGVQRYQLHPFVLKTRDLKLVENDGENGDDSTPTEANSGHQPTRSETQAGNGIYATFNSQKLAQIQSVELVHPSFTTKVDAIVRHILWLRLSEPGAKSIIFSQYTGFFGVLSAAFTKYQIGFSSIGEHNGIERFKQEAGIECFFLHARAQSSGLNLVNANHVILCEPLLNTALELQAIARVDRIGQKQDTTVWLYMVEGTVEPTIYNLSVQRRLEHMDRVMKENADDGCFMDEKAVEAANSLEMQQASLTKLMRKEKGTAAGEEIPADDLWTCIFGHVKKAENDGEEEEEDRLRNDVVVRRRLLGDAVEQRMDDDE, from the exons ATGGTCCCCCAACGCACTCCTCAGCAGTGCTGCTGCCTCTCCAACCCTGACCAACCTGAGAGAGGCAAACCCATACACATCGCTA GAgatttcccaatcgaagctCTTGCCTTTTTCCGAGACTTTGGTGATGACGATGTAATCGAAATAGAACCTCCAGCAAAGCGCCGCAAACATGATGACGAGCCTCCCATCGAGCTACACCAGGCCGAACTTGTCATCTCAAGGAAACAACAATCTTGCTCAGCACCAGAACACTCTTTCACAAGGTTGATAGATGGAGACTGCATTAGGTTACACGAGTCCCGGGAACCCACCACGACAGCCCTTCTCCTGGGGCGGCCTCCTGAGGATGGCTCGTTTTCGCTATCGATAGACATGCCTAAAGGCATACCCCAGGACATATCTGCCTTGATCAACTTCAGCGACTCACTTTCCCGAAAACGCCAGGCCGGCAGGATCAGACTCAAGAGCGAACTGTACTTTGCTGCTCAGAGCGAACAAGTGACCCTCCGTTTCAGGTTCACGCTGTTATGGCAATCAATCACAACTTCCAATGCCCTGCGCTCATCTAGAGAACTTGTCCATGCCCATGAAGCGAGGCGAGCAATCCTATCAGCAGTACTTCCTGGCCTGCCCGTCGAGACTTCAGAGGGATCACCTCAGGAATTCTACAAAGCCGCACATTCTACCAAGCCGGAGATCTTCAACATGTCCATACAAGGACTCAAAGCCGTCTTATATCCTTTCCAGAGACGCGCCGTTCGATGGTTGTTGGGCCGAGAAGGTGTACGCTGGGAAGCTGGAAGTGCCGCTTGGGCGACCGTTGCATCTTATGAAGCCCCTCGGCAAGTGCCACCTGGCTTCACCGagctccgggatatgcatgGAAACAGTTTTTACGCCAGCGACTTACTGGATGTGGCCACCCGTGACATTGACTCGATCCCATACAGAGTAGACGCCATCAAAGGAGGTATCCTGTCCGAGGAAATGGGGCTGGGCAAAACCCTGGAAATGATCGGCCTCATTCTTCTTCACTCGGCACCTCCAGGTTCTGTTGTAGGAGTGGGTGATAACGCGCAGCAACCCGAATTGAGGCGTACTGGCGCTACTTTGATCATAACTCCCACAACTCTGCGCGCGCAATGGGTTGCGGAGTTGAAAAGGCACGCACCTTCCTTGAGCGTCATGATTTATCAGGGCATGAAACAGTCGTGCGTTAACAGAAAGAAGTCGATTGACGCACAAAGTGAATCGGCAATGCTCGAAAAGTTCATGTCTCATGATGTGGTCATCATGACTTATCATGAACTAAGAGCTGAGATACATTTTGCTTCACCGCCCCCGGATAGATCTCGAAGACGAGAGAGAAAGTATACCCGCCCACTCTCGCCTCTGGTGCAGTGTTTGTGGTGGCGAGTGTGTCTAGACGAGGCACAAGAGGTCGACTCGGGCGTGAGTAAGGCCGCCATCCTCGCCCGGACGATACCCCGGGTGAACGCCTGGGCAATAACAGGCACTCCTATAAAGGATGACATTATGGACCTCAAGGGGTTGCTCATGTTTCTGCACTGTGAACCCTTCACACATTCTAGTATATGGGGAGAGCTCGTCCGTCGCAAAAGTGACTTCCACGCTATATTCAACACGCTTGCCCTTCGCCACTCAAAGCAGCTTGTCAGGGACGAACTTGATTTGCCTCTGCAGAAACGATATGTGATCAACATCCCCTTCAATGCGGTCGAGGATCAGTATTACCAGAGGCTCTTCCGCCGGTTGGTGAAGAATTGTGATCTCAATGAGCAAGGAGAGCCCATGGTCGATGATTGGGACCCCAAGGACTACACGGCTGTCATGCGGAACTGCCTGGATACACTACGCAAGGCAGCCCTTCACCCACACGTGGGAGCTGGGAACCAAGTGCTACCTCGAAATCCTCTCCGGACCGTAATGCAAGTCCTTGACCACATGCTACTAGAAGCCGGAAGCAGTCTCATTACCAAGCAACGTGCTCTCCTGGTCAACAAGATCACCCAGGGTCAACTACTTGAAAACAGCCCCCGGAAGAAAGAGGCTTTGGAAATTTGGCAGCAAGTCCTCAAAGAAACGGAACCTCTGGTGAAAAATGTGCGACAAGAACTGAATGAACATCAGAAATACGTCGAGAAGGAACGGAAGGAACGGCAAAAACTGGAAAAGCTTGTGAAAGCGAAAGCCGCCGAGAAATCAGATAGCGACTCGGATTCGCACTCGGACTCTTCGTCCTCCAGCGCAGCTTCTTCTCTTTCCGAGTCCTCGTCTCCGGAAGCTGAGAGTCTTGTGGTGCGCTTGGATAAGGTACGGCGGAAGTTGAAATCACTTCTCGACATCCAGTCTGAGATGCAAAGAAAATTGAGATCACTCCTCGAGATCGAGCACAAGGTTGTCTTTTTCATTGGCAATGCGTACTTCCAGATCAAGAGCGACGAGGACATGACCGAGCCTGACTCGGAAGAGTTTAAGCAACTTGCTGGACTCGAGGACCAATATTACTCTCGTGCGAAGAAGATACGTCAAGAGATACTGCAGGAAGCCAACCACAAAGCCACGCGTATGATGAACCGAATTGAAGCTCGGGCAAAGAAGCAGGATTTTGCCGTCATCCCGGAGCTGAGATGTGACTTGAGGCCTGGCGTTGAGACCATGTCTATTGTCGATAGGGTTCAAGTGCTATGCGAGACTCTGAACGATCAAGCCAATTGGTTGGATGAATGGCGTGAGCGGCTCATTGGACTTGTATGCAAGCCATTGATtgacgaagaagaagaggtgACTGGCGACGAATACGGTGACTCTACCAAGGTTCAAGAGGAGATTATCGTATATGTTCAAGTCATCAGGGCCACAATAGCCGATCGTCTAGCAGCCGTGTCCGGGCAACAGGTCTCGAAGCTTGTCATTGACGAGACGCGAGTCTCTCTTGCTAACGCTGCGAAAGGGAAAGGCCCTGCCCCAGAGCTGCTGATTGAGTTGCTTGCATCTCGCGACAAGATCGCACCGGGACCGGGTTCGGACTCTATAAGGGGATTCCTTGGGGAGCTGAGGAGTCTGGCGACATCGCTGAGGTCGCAAAGCTCTGGGCGGGCGCAGCTGGAGTTGAGCATTGTCGAGAAACTTCAAAAGTCGCTTTCCGACCAGTCTTGGGACCAGACCAAGGCTCTCAATGCCTTAGAGTCGGAGATTGACAGGTTCACAACAATTATGAACGCCCGCGTTGATTATTATCGACAACTTCAGGCTATCTCAGATGATGTTTCGCCATTTGATGTTATACTCGACAAAGACGGCGAGAGGGATGAAGCCGCCATGACACATGCTATGCATGTCTTGAAGAATGAGGAGGAAAGGCTCGCTCAAATAGTGGAAAAGGTTGGCACTGAACATCGCTACC TGATTAATCTGAAGAATGCTGGTGACAAAGAGGAATCTCGCATTTGTCCCATTTGCCAGACCGAGATAACCAATGGGGTTATGACCATGTGCGGTCACCAGTTCGATAAGGATTGTCTATTGGAATGGTTAAAACGGGCCCCTAATTGTCCCACATGTAAACGCGGGGTGCAACGGTACCAGCTTCACCCATTTGTCCTCAAGACTCGAGACCTAAAGCTTGTCGAGAACGATGGCGAAAATGGAGATGACTCGACGCCTACTGAGGCAAACAGTGGCCATCAGCCCACGAGAAGTGAGACGCAGGCTGGAAATGGCATATATGCGACTTTCAATTCCCAAAAACTGGCTCAGATCCAGTCCGTGGAGCTGGTACACCCTTCCTTTACGACAAAGGTCGACGCAATTGTCCGGCATATTCTGTGGCTGAGACTGAGCGAACCCGGCGCCAAGTCAATCATTTTCTCGCAGTACACAGGCTTCTTTGGTGTTCTTTCGGCGGCCTTTACGAAATACCAGATTGGATTCTCGTCCATCGGCGAGCACAACGGCATAGAGCGTTTCAAACAAGAGGCCGGGATCGAATGCTTTTTCTTGCACGCTCGCGCGCAGTCGAGCGGCCTGAACCTCGTCAACGCGAACCATGTCATTCTCTGCGAGCCACTGCTCAACACGGCCCTCGAGCTGCAGGCGATTGCGCGCGTGGACCGGATCGGTCAAAAACAGGACACCACGGTGTGGTTGTATATGGTTGAAGGCACCGTCGAGCCGACGATTTACAACCTGTCGGTGCAGAGGCGTCTGGAGCACATGGACCGCGTCATGAAAGAAAACGCGGATGACGGCTGTTTCATGGACGAAAAGGCAGTCGAGGCGGCCAACTCATTGGAGATGCAGCAGGCGAGTTTGACCAAGCTGATGCGCAAGGAGAAGGGCACTGCAGCCGGCGAAGAGATTCCTGCCGATGATCTTTGGACGTGCATATTTGGGCATGTCAAAAAGGCTGAGAACGATggagaggaagaggaagaggacAGGTTGCGGAATGATGTTGTGGTCAGGAGAAGATTGTTGGGTGATGCTGTGGAACAAAGAATGGACGATGATGAGTGA
- a CDS encoding 25-hydroxyvitamin D-1 alpha hydroxylase, whose product MSRSRFSTILPIMSNITFSGPSFLLGDREASLELTPKILGAALLAALLLLPVLWHSKTAPPGTKPVPGPKGLPLIGNLLDIPKKHAWLKYREYIEEHGPIVRIKLMGQEHILLGSEAVVDDLLKSRGGIYSGRPQTQACSILTQDQHVLMMPAGEPLRVRRRFLSQLLTRGAVSQYEPYQWLEAYRLVVEMVRDPSDYQGLIEHFSVAMGSRILFGQAMPDRSGLQKEVIKIGHTFEAVLTPGAFLVDVLPWMRHLPDLVAPWKRWLKRMSRRDEAFYYRMWERTKADLDEGRDAPSWARLCLEDMKRAAVGGKGMGITEHEAVHLIGVTYTAFGTTPANMLSLLLGMTRHPEWWLRMQAEIDDVVGAERLPTLADLPRLPVLRAVLSEITRLWPVTPDGVPHELTQDDVYKGYRLKAGSVIHYVTWACGRDPEMYPEPDTFNPGRWIDPSFPTYKEPLTEFPTLMNTLMFGKGRRQCPGMIVGVRNVYVQTMMLVWACDLGRARDEVTGEEIVPPLYDYGAGFNVAPNPFKFDLKPRGAGRMRMVEAAYEKALAEDPMKE is encoded by the exons ATGTCAAGATCTAGGTTCAGTACAATTCTACCTATCATGTCTAACATCACATTTAGTGGCCCATCGTTTTTGCTGGGAGACCGAGAGGCCTCGCTGGAACTGACACCAAAGATTCTGGGGGCGGCACTCCTTGCAGCGCTACTTCTCCTCCCAGTTCTGTGGCACTCAAAGACAGCACCACCGGGGACAAAGCCAGTGCCAGGACCGAAAG GCTTGCCACTCATCGGAAACCTCCTCGACATACCCAAGAAGCACGCCTGGCTCAAGTACCGAGAGTACATTGAAGAGCATGGCCCCATCGTGAGGATAAAACTCATGGGCCAGGAGCACATCCTGCTAGGCTCCGAGGCCGTCGTGGACGACCTCCTCAAGTCCCGCGGCGGCATCTACAGCGGCCGGCCGCAGACCCAGGCGTGCTCGATACTGACCCAGGATCAACACGTGCTGATGATGCCCGCCGGCGAGCCCCTGCGCGTGCGGCGCCGGTTCCTCTCGCAGCTGCTCACCAGGGGCGCCGTCTCGCAGTACGAGCCGTATCAGTGGCTAGAGGCGTACCGGCTGGTGGTCGAGATGGTTCGAGATCCGTCAGACTACCAAGGGCTGATTGAGCACTTTAGCGTCGCCATGGGTAGCCGCA TCCTCTTTGGACAAGCCATGCCCGACCGCTCCGGTCTCCAGAAGGAGGTGATAAAGATCGGCCACACCTTCGAGGCGGTCCTCACACCGGGCGCGTTCCTGGTGGACGTGCTGCCGTGGATGCGCCACCTGCCCGACCTTGTGGCCCCGTGGAAGCGGTGGCTGAAGCGCATGTCGCGGCGGGACGAGGCCTTCTACTACCGGATGTGGGAGCGCACCAAGGCGGATCTCGACGAGGGCCGGGACGCGCCGTCGTGGGCGCGCCTCTGCCTCGAGGACATGAAGCGGGCGGCGGTTGGCGGCAAGGGCATGGGCATCACGGAGCACGAGGCCGTGCACCTCATCGGCGTCACCTACACGGCGTTTGGCACCACCCCCGCCAACATGCTCTCCCTGCTGCTGGGCATGACGCGGCACCCGGAGTGGTGGCTGCGCATGCAGGCCGAGATTGACGACGTCGTGGGTGCCGAACGCCTGCCGACCCTTGCCGACCTCCCACGGCTTCCGGTGCTCCGAGCCGTCTTGTCCGAGATTACGCGCCTCTGGCCGGTGACGCCGGATGGCGTGCCGCATGAGCTGACGCAGGATGACGTCTACAAGGGGTATCGcctcaaggccggctccgtgATCCACTATGTGACTTGGGCGTGCGGGCGTGATCCGGAGATGTACCCCGAGCCGGACACGTTCAACCCGGGTCGGTGGATCGACCCCAGTTTCCCCACCTACAAGGAGCCGCTCACAGAATTCCCAACCTTGATGAACACGCTCATGTTTGGGAAAGGCCGTAGGCAGTGCCCCGGCATGATCGTGGGGGTTCGAAACGTCTACGTCCAGACCATGATGTTGGTGTGGGCGTGTGATCTCGGCCGAGCGCGCGACGAGGTGACAGGCGAGGAGATTGTGCCGCCGCTCTATGACTACGGCGCCGGGTTCAACGTCGCTCCGAACCCCTTCAAGTTTGACCTCAAGCCTCGAGGTGCGGGGCGCATGCGGATGGTAGAGGCTGCGTATGAGAAGGCACTGGCGGAGGATCCCATGAAGGAGTAG
- a CDS encoding mitochondrial phosphate carrier protein, translating to MGATTANAAAPPQGIDLYSRFALAGALGCSVTHGAFTPVDVVKTRIQLDPATYNKGMIGGFRQVIQNEGAGALLTGFGPTFTGYFIQGAFKFGGYEFFKKQSIDFLGLETARQNRGLVYSVSAASAEFFASIALSPLEATRIRLVSTPGFANGLVGGFTKILKNEGVGAFYSGFVPILFKQIPYTVTKFVAFEKVSEFIFSQLDKSSLSSGGQTAVNLGSGLIAGFAAAIVSQPADTMLSKINKTKGMPGEGVVSRLVKIGGELGVRGSFAGLPTRLFMVGGLTAGQFAIYGDIKKALGATNGVEIAK from the exons ATGGGTGCCACCACTGCAAACGCCGCCGCGCCGCCTCAGGGCATTGATCTGTACTCCCGTTTCGCCCTTGCCGGCGCTCTTGGTTGCTCCGTCACCCACGGCGCATTTACTCCTGTCGATGT CGTCAAGACCAGGATCCAGCTGGACCCGGCCACCTACAACAAGGGCATGATCGGTGGTTTCCGCCAGGTCATCCAGAATGAGGGCGCCGGAGCTTTGTTGACGGGATTCGGCCCGACGTTTACCGGATACTTTATCCAGGGCGCGTTCAAGTTTGGCGGTTACGAGTTTTTCAAGAAGCAGTCCATCGActtcctcggcctcgagaCTGCGCGCCAAAACCGTGGTCTTGTCTACTCTGTgtcggccgcctcggccgagTTTTTCGCGTCGATTGCGCTGAGCCCCCTGGAGGCCACCCGCATCCGTCTCGTTTCGACCCCGGGCTTCGCCAACGGTCTCGTCGGCGGATTCACCAAGATTCTCAAGAATGAGGGTGTTGGCGCGTTCTACTCTGGATTCGTGCCCATCCTGTTCAAACA GATCCCTTACACTGTGACCAAGTTCGTCGCTTTTGAGAAGGTTTCCGAATTTATCTTTTCCCAGCTCGACAAGTCTAGCTTGTCCAGCGGTGGCCAGACTGCCGTGAACTTGGGCTCGGGTCTCATCGCCGGTTTCGCCGCTGCGATTGTTTCCCAGCCGGCCGACACCATGCTGTCCAAGATTAACAAGACCAAGGGTATGCCCGGTGAGGGCGTCGTTTCGCGGCTTGTCAAGATTGGCGGCGAGCTTGGTGTCCGCGGCTCCTTTGCTGGTCTTCCCACTCGTCTTTTCATGGTCGGTGGTTTGACTGCTGGCCAGTTCGCCATCTACGGAGATATCAAGAAGGCTCTCG GTGCCACCAACGGTGTTGAGATCGCCAAATAA
- a CDS encoding retinol dehydrogenase 13: MAYGAKTTGSAIVGDYASQIANKTILTTGVSPTTLGAAFVTTIATASPALLILAGRNLAKAEETAEAIRAVAPQVPIRTLELDLADKQSVRKAAATVLAWDDVAGIDVLVNNAAIITDEYGTIEGIERVFAVNHLGPFLFTNLVLPKVLAVKGRVVNVASEGHRFSNVRFMDLNFEDGKIYNKWRAYGQSKTANMLFSLSLARKLGSRGLVANSPHPGTIITPLSEGMDLALEYELTRPYDQFVGYYPKERGVIKTLDEGISTHIYAAFEPSLKDHNGTFLLDCHVADPNVDFVMSWAASEVEAEKLWKLSEELVGEKFEW; encoded by the exons atggCCTACGGCGCAAAGACTACAGGATCCGCCATAGTGGGAGACTATGCGTCACAAATCGCAAACAAGACCATCCTGACGACGGGCGTGTCCCCGACGACGCTGGGCGCCGCCTTTGTGACCACCATCGCCACGGCGTCCCCGGCGCTGCTCATCCTGGCGGGCCGCaacctggccaaggccgaggaGACGGCCGAGGCCATCCGCGCCGTGGCGCCCCAGGTGCCCATCCGCACCTTGGAGCTGGACCTGGCCGACAAGCAGTCGGTGAGGAAGGCGGCGGCCACGGTGCTGGCGTGGGACGACGTCGCGGGCATCGACGTCCTGGTGAACAACGCCGCCATCATAACCGACGAGTACGGCACCATAGAGGGCATCGAGCGGGTGTTTGCCGTCAACCACCTGGGCCCGTTTTTGTTCACCAACCTGGTGCTGCCAAAGGTGCTGGCCGTCAAGGGCCGGGTGGTCAATGTGGCCAGCGAAGGGCATCGGTTCAGCAATGTGCGCTTTATGGATTTGAACTTTGAg GACGGCAAAATATACAACAAGTGGCGCGCCTACGGACAGAGCAAAACGGCCAACATGCTCTTCTCGCTGTCGTTGGCCCGCAAGCTGGGCAGCCGTGGACTCGTGGCCAACAGCCCGCACCCAGGAACCATAATCACCCCGCTGTCGGAGGGTATGGACCTTGCCTTGGAGTATGAACTTACGA GGCCGTACGACCAATTCGTTGGATACTACCCCAAGGAGAGAGGGGTGATCAAGACGCTTGACGAGGGGATTTCAACGCACATCTATGCCGCGTTCGAGCCCAGCTTGAAAG ACCACAATGGCACATTCCTACTTGACTGCCACGTCGCCGACCCTAATGTGGACTTTGTGATGTCTTGGGCGGCCAGCGAGGTTGAGGCGGAGAAGCTGTGGAAGTTGAGCGAGGAGTTGGTTGGAGAAAAGTTTGAGTGGTAA
- a CDS encoding glycogenin, with amino-acid sequence MAVRGAEEAYITLLLSDNYLPGALVLAHSLRDAGTTRKLAIMVTLDTVAAKVITQLKAVYDYVIPVPRIRNERPANLYLMNRPDLHSAFTKVNLWKQTQFSKLVYIDADVVAYRAPDELFAIAHPFSAAPDIGWPDLFNTGVMVLTPNMGDYYAMMAMAERGISFDGADQGLINMHFRHTYNRISFTYNVTPSAHYQYVPAYRHFQSSINMVHFIGSEKPWIQGRNSTAGGGAFDEMVGRWWAVYDRHYRAPTVYEPQVQRPPEIVQKFVRGKYQPPSTYTVAVGQQPQISLQPPSPTPESQQSSIHNQSQQYQQQQHIYDNGQHSLSNYGTEHSPHTQEHREHRESHHHHRQDEHNRGYHIPGPSPGTSHAHVPQVEESHTSPCFFSTASPASSSGANAPQGHYQEHQQDQAPHQAHEPEPEKPQPPPMEPSWDAQRQPPPPESKPEALNFPKMHYEMSSDTSAFVPPQRYPSPPKNMYYEVPQHPPAPPEQKPPAIFPWEMNRPQASRVFINDDVGPVEAEKSPTAEETAAFQESVEPASEEPRPIPTSPPIQQTSNPWESFSLTNAWDDVPGINRYVGAIQKSQQRRNLSKSAGLSLGNLDDTREAQKELEAALSRRGSTKLTDFPVDRPSLPVTPAPVRRSNFWGGAADSPKNGGSVGAVPEGGRRQLFPAAEGVPGQSDWVCVHGTRWTPAYCPCNLANVLRHDKDPVAQLHKLAKQQSELLLQKLGDSLKSEDDGDDDGSDGRSVRSQGKGKATMEQVYQDGPVKSPTYIMHASVPTVHSPMPVRKSPVQSILGEGEAAVPRTTRHDSRLSTTTTEYGTDDIERASYNGPGAAWDKGEDIPLRETPMPPTEDELDVLET; translated from the exons ATGGCTGTGCGAGGCGCGGAGGAAGCCTACATTACG CTTCTACTGAGCGATAATTATTTGCCAG GTGCACTCGTTCTTGCCCATTCGCTTCGCGATGCAGGCACCACAAGGAAGCTGGCCATCATGGTCACTCTCGACACCGTGGCGGCCAAGGTGATCACGCAACTAAAG GCCGTCTACGACTACGTGATTCCCGTCCCTCGCATACGTAATGAGCGCCCCGCGAACTTGTACCTCATGAACCGACCCGACCTCCACTCGGCTTTCACCAAAGTCAACTTGTGGAAGCAGACTCAGTTCAGCAAGCTGGTATACATCGACGCCGACGTGGTCGCGTACAGGGCACCCGACGAGCTCTTTGCGATCGCCCATCCCTTCTCAGCTGCCCCTGACATAGGATGGCCGGACTTGTTCAACACGGGTGTCATGGTTCTGACTCCAAACATGGGTGACTACTATGCGATGATGGCTATGGCAGAGAGAGGAATCTCGTTTGACGGCGCAGATCAGGGTCTCATCAACATGCACTTCCGGCATACGTACAACCGCATCTCGTTTACCTACAACGTCACCCCTTCGGCCCACTACCAATACGTCCCCGCGTACCGCCACTTCCAGTCGAGCATCAACATGGTGCACTTCATTGGCTCTGAAAAGCCGTGGATCCAAGGAAGGAACTCTACagctggcggcggtgcctttgacgagatggtAGGCCGGTGGTGGGCTGTTTACGATAGGCATTATCGTGCGCCG ACCGTTTACGAACCGCAAGTTCAAAGGCCACCGGAAATCGTCCAGAAGTTTGTTCGAGGAAAATACCAACCCCCCTCCACGTATACGGTAGCTGTTGGGCAACAGCCACAAATATCCTTACAGCCGCCTTCACCAACACCGGAGTCTCAACAGTCGAGTATCCACAACCAGTCGCAACAAtatcaacaacagcagcatatATATGACAACGGTCAGCATAGCTTGTCGAATTATGGCACTGAACATTCCCCTCATACCCAAGAGCACCGAGAGCACCGAGAGtcccatcaccaccaccgtcAAGACGAGCACAATCGAGGTTACCATATCCCTGGTCCAAGCCCTGGCACTTCCCATGCCCATGTTCCTCAAGTGGAGGAAAGCCATACAAGCCCTTGCTTTTTCAGCACTGCTTCTCCAGCATCCAGTTCTGGAGCTAACGCTCCCCAAGGCCATTATCAGGAGCATCAGCAAGACCAAGCGCCTCACCAAGCGCACGAGCCGGAGCCGGAAAAGCCTCAACCTCCGCCCATGGAGCCCAGTTGGGATGCGCAAAG GCAACCGCCTCCGCCGGAATCGAAACCGGAAGCATTGAACTTCCCCAAGATGCATTACGAGATGTCTTCAGATACTAGCGCGTTTGTTCCACCCCAGCGCTACCCGAGTCCCCCCAAGAACATGTACTATGAAGTCCCTCAACATCCACCAGCTCCTCCGGAGCAGAAGCCCCCAGCGATCTTCCCGTGGGAAATGAATAGACCTCAGGCATCGCGGGTCTTTATTAATGATGATGTCGGACCCGTTGAGGCCGAGAAGTCTCCGACCGCGGAAGAGACTGCCGCTTTCCAGGAATCAGTTGAGCCAGCATCGGAGGAGCCGCGGCCAATACCGACCAGCCCGCCAATTCAGCAAACATCGAACCCCTGGGAATCGTTTTCGCTCACCAATGCCTGGGACGATGTACCCGGTATCAATCGCTACGTCGGTGCAATCCAAAAAAGCCAACAGAGGCGAAACCTCAGTAAATCCGCTGGACTCAGCCTAGGCAACCTCGACGACACGCGTGAGGCCCAGAAGGAGCTCGAGGCGGCACTGAGTCGACGGGGATCAACCAAACTTACCGACTTCCCCGTCGATAGGCCCAGCCTTCCGGTGACGCCGGCGCCCGTGCGGCGAAGCAATTTCTGGGGCGGCGCTGCTGACTCTCCGAAGAATGGCGGATCAGTCGGCGCCGTGCCCGAGGGCGGCCGTCGTCAGCTGTTCCCGGCCGCCGAAGGCGTGCCAGGGCAGTCTGACTGGGTATGTGTGCATGGAACGCGGTGGACTCCTGCGTACTGCCCGTGTAACTTGGCTAACGTGCTACGCCATGACAAGGATCCGGTGGCACAGCTTCATAAACTTGCTAAGCAGCAGTCTGAGTTGCTGTTGCAGAAACTTGGCGACAGTCTCAAATCGGAGGATGACGGTGATGATGATGGCAGTGATGGTCGGAGTGTCAGGTCCCAGGGTAAGGGCAAGGCTACCATGGAACAAGTGTACCAGGATGGGCCGGTTAAGAGCCCGACGTATATTATGCATGCGTCCGTGCCGACGGTTCACAGCCCAATGCCAGTCAGGAAGAGCCCTGTGCAAAGTATCCTGGGGGAGGGAGAGGCAGCGGTCCCACGGACCACGCGACACGACTCGCGGCTTTCGACGACAACGACGGAATATGGGACTGACGACATTGAGCGGGCGAGCTACAATGGACCTGGCGCCGCGTGGGACAAGGGAGAGGATATCCCGCTGAGGGAGACTCCGATGCCTCCCACAGAGGATGAGTTGGACGTACTGGAGACCTGA